A portion of the Celeribacter baekdonensis genome contains these proteins:
- a CDS encoding alpha/beta fold hydrolase, producing MPLMQLNVDGPFPASQTKDALERALAATPAQAPVVICIHGYKFSPQVPQHDPHDHILSLDPGARCPKALSWPRGLGFGSNAADEGLCIALGWEARGTIWQAYAQARLAGEALARLIWTIKRPVHVIGHSLGARVALSALPHLSEGAVGRMILLAAAEFRSTASVAMDSAAGRSAEVINVTSRENDLFDLMAELALTPDHGASRTLGSGLGQDLRGWCDLQIDDAGTRACLAQLGYTIPEADKRVCHWSPYLRDGVFDLYRTALRHPEQLPIGLLKHLMSDAPAPRYSRLFRGPRTPSLLSFSRKASS from the coding sequence ATGCCCCTCATGCAACTCAATGTCGACGGCCCTTTCCCCGCGTCCCAAACCAAGGACGCTTTAGAGCGCGCCTTGGCGGCAACCCCGGCGCAGGCGCCGGTGGTGATTTGCATCCACGGTTATAAATTCTCCCCACAAGTGCCCCAACATGACCCGCATGATCACATCCTGTCGCTTGATCCCGGCGCGCGGTGCCCAAAGGCACTGAGCTGGCCACGCGGTCTTGGATTTGGCAGCAACGCGGCGGACGAAGGCCTGTGCATCGCTCTGGGCTGGGAAGCCCGCGGTACGATTTGGCAGGCTTACGCCCAAGCGCGACTTGCGGGCGAGGCCTTGGCCCGGCTGATTTGGACCATCAAGCGTCCGGTGCATGTGATCGGCCACTCGCTTGGCGCGCGGGTGGCCCTGTCGGCGCTGCCGCATCTGTCTGAGGGCGCCGTGGGTCGGATGATTCTTTTGGCCGCCGCCGAGTTTCGCAGCACAGCGAGTGTTGCCATGGACAGCGCCGCCGGGCGCAGTGCCGAGGTGATCAATGTGACCTCACGTGAAAATGATCTGTTTGATCTGATGGCCGAATTGGCGCTGACCCCGGATCATGGTGCATCGCGCACACTGGGGTCTGGGCTTGGCCAAGACCTGCGCGGTTGGTGCGATCTTCAGATTGACGATGCCGGGACGCGGGCCTGTTTGGCGCAACTCGGCTATACAATCCCTGAGGCCGACAAACGCGTCTGCCATTGGTCGCCCTATCTGCGCGACGGGGTCTTTGATCTCTACCGCACTGCGCTGCGCCACCCCGAACAGCTTCCCATCGGATTGTTGAAACATCTGATGTCTGACGCCCCTGCCCCACGCTATTCGCGTCTTTTCCGGGGCCCTCGGACACCTTCACTCTTGTCCTTTTCGCGCAAAGCGTCATCCTAA
- a CDS encoding glutathione S-transferase family protein, producing the protein MIDTPITLFYWPTPNGWKISIALEEMDLPYEVKFINIGAGEQFDPAFLKHAPNNRMPAIYDPEGPSGRPISIFESGAILQYLARKCGHFYGGGERDQVAVDQWLMWQMGGLGPMAGQAHHFLKYAPKMEPPHDLPYAKDRYRNEVARLYGVLDRRLAEEEFVAGDFYSIADMAIWPWASLWEGQEQTLDDKPHLARWIDRIAARPAVQRGRALGAERRTDTAHDKAAQKILFGGTKGT; encoded by the coding sequence ATGATCGACACTCCCATTACGCTCTTCTATTGGCCGACGCCAAACGGCTGGAAAATCTCTATCGCGCTTGAGGAAATGGACCTGCCTTATGAGGTCAAGTTCATCAACATCGGCGCGGGCGAGCAATTTGATCCCGCATTCTTGAAACACGCGCCCAACAACCGGATGCCCGCGATTTATGACCCCGAAGGGCCAAGCGGTCGACCGATTTCTATTTTTGAATCGGGCGCAATCCTGCAATATCTGGCGCGCAAATGCGGTCACTTTTATGGCGGCGGCGAACGCGACCAAGTCGCCGTGGATCAATGGTTGATGTGGCAAATGGGCGGGCTTGGCCCGATGGCCGGACAGGCGCATCATTTCCTCAAATACGCGCCCAAAATGGAGCCGCCGCACGATTTGCCCTATGCCAAAGACCGCTACCGCAACGAGGTCGCGCGGCTCTATGGCGTTTTGGATCGGCGTTTGGCCGAAGAAGAATTCGTCGCAGGCGATTTTTATTCCATCGCGGATATGGCGATTTGGCCTTGGGCTTCGCTCTGGGAAGGCCAAGAGCAAACCTTGGACGACAAACCCCATCTGGCGCGGTGGATCGACCGGATCGCAGCGCGCCCGGCGGTGCAACGTGGCCGTGCCCTTGGGGCCGAGCGGCGCACAGATACCGCCCATGACAAAGCCGCGCAAAAGATCCTCTTTGGTGGGACAAAAGGCACATAA
- a CDS encoding alpha/beta hydrolase, with translation MTVSRRHFLLSGGALVLTGCAQPLINTPPEVTPEHTRDIFVLTNRTVSPDAHEAFEGQRSDAVFYRNYTISVPPDRKPGHFSFPRRNIDPKREFFVAQSKSYDGPARFRTDLDAEIARRPKGDRGVILFVHGYNVSYASAVFRAAQIATDFKMTEPMVAFSWPSAGRVSQYAYDRDSVLYARRALADAIKDLAKSNAQSITILAHSMGGLLTMEALKRLALEGDQHTLDALNGVVLIDADIDVDVFRRQVQDVSPYGVELAVVASRRDSALKISSILTGGHPRVGAADDIAALRDMGVLVLDVTNAPGAGMLGHFAMLQSPELLAIISSGQLVNDIVAGAPGQDILIDGLTLTGNAALAIAYLPYTATGN, from the coding sequence GTGACAGTCTCCCGGCGGCACTTTCTGTTGAGCGGCGGGGCTTTGGTCCTGACCGGCTGCGCGCAACCGTTGATCAACACGCCGCCGGAGGTGACACCGGAGCACACTCGGGACATTTTTGTCCTCACCAACCGCACGGTCTCGCCCGATGCGCATGAGGCGTTTGAAGGCCAGCGGTCCGACGCGGTCTTTTATCGCAATTATACGATTTCCGTGCCACCGGACCGGAAACCGGGCCATTTCTCGTTTCCAAGGCGCAACATTGATCCCAAACGCGAATTCTTTGTCGCGCAGAGCAAGTCCTATGACGGCCCTGCCCGGTTTCGCACCGATTTAGACGCTGAAATCGCCCGCCGCCCCAAGGGCGATCGCGGCGTCATTTTGTTTGTGCATGGCTACAACGTTTCCTATGCCAGTGCGGTGTTTCGCGCCGCACAGATTGCCACCGATTTCAAGATGACCGAACCTATGGTGGCGTTTTCATGGCCCTCTGCGGGCCGCGTGTCGCAATATGCCTATGACCGGGATTCGGTGCTTTATGCCCGCCGCGCCTTGGCCGATGCGATCAAAGATCTGGCCAAATCGAACGCGCAAAGCATCACCATCCTGGCGCATTCGATGGGGGGTCTGTTGACGATGGAGGCGCTCAAAAGGCTGGCTTTGGAGGGCGATCAGCACACATTGGACGCGCTCAACGGCGTGGTGTTGATTGATGCCGACATCGACGTCGATGTGTTTCGCCGTCAGGTTCAGGATGTGTCGCCCTACGGCGTGGAACTGGCCGTTGTCGCCTCGCGTCGCGATTCCGCCCTTAAGATTTCGTCGATCCTGACCGGTGGTCACCCGCGCGTGGGGGCCGCAGATGACATTGCCGCACTGCGCGACATGGGCGTTTTGGTGCTTGATGTCACCAATGCGCCGGGGGCCGGGATGCTTGGGCATTTTGCCATGCTGCAATCACCCGAACTCTTGGCGATCATTTCGTCGGGACAGTTGGTCAACGACATCGTCGCGGGCGCGCCCGGTCAGGATATTTTGATCGACGGTCTGACGCTCACCGGCAACGCTGCCTTGGCGATTGCCTACCTGCCCTACACCGCCACCGGGAATTGA
- a CDS encoding inner membrane-spanning protein YciB, giving the protein MPEDAPETIAEKKLNPVVKTVLEMGPILAFFAGYVILKDKVFTIAGTDYSGFIVMTALFIPLLAASTFVLWRLTGKLSVMQVMTLVLVVVFGGLTIWLNDERFFKMKPTMIYLLFGGALGVGLLRGQSYLSLVLGEVMPLDAEGWKKLTFRMMLFFFALAVANEMIWRTMETDTWVKFKTFGLPIAMIAFFMAQGGLMSRHSTEDDSAQDKTPKA; this is encoded by the coding sequence ATGCCAGAAGACGCACCAGAGACGATCGCCGAAAAAAAGCTCAATCCTGTGGTCAAGACCGTGCTCGAAATGGGGCCGATCTTGGCGTTTTTCGCGGGCTATGTGATCTTGAAAGACAAGGTGTTCACCATCGCGGGCACGGACTATTCCGGGTTCATCGTGATGACCGCGCTGTTTATCCCGCTTTTGGCGGCATCGACCTTTGTGCTCTGGCGGCTGACCGGAAAGCTCTCCGTCATGCAGGTCATGACGCTTGTTTTGGTCGTGGTTTTTGGTGGGCTGACGATTTGGCTCAATGACGAACGGTTTTTCAAAATGAAACCGACGATGATTTACCTGCTGTTCGGCGGGGCGTTGGGCGTGGGCTTGCTGCGCGGTCAATCTTATCTGTCGTTGGTGTTGGGTGAGGTCATGCCGTTGGATGCGGAGGGTTGGAAAAAACTCACCTTTCGGATGATGCTGTTTTTCTTCGCGCTCGCCGTGGCCAATGAGATGATTTGGCGCACGATGGAGACCGACACTTGGGTCAAATTCAAAACCTTTGGCCTGCCCATTGCGATGATCGCGTTCTTCATGGCCCAAGGCGGTTTGATGAGTCGCCATTCGACCGAAGACGACAGCGCTCAGGACAAAACACCAAAGGCCTAA
- a CDS encoding DMT family transporter, with the protein MSSWILSLEGTEAGHHAALALALAAAFLHALFGALQKGRHDPWMSRGAMDFFYCIIAAPFALFVVPWPEPHMWIIFAGMFVIHMGYKVAQGYTYTKGAYTVVYPVVRGTGPFFAVIGAGLVFGEHFTLIQWSGVMVLIAGIFGLAVYNLRTITLGRDTMVPALMLAVLTGSFVALYTTYDAYGIRATADPFTFLAWFFFLDGLVMPVVAALRYRQMVEKPALGPLALRGFAGGIVAYFSFGCIMLATRLDNVGEAAVLRETSTVFAALIGWIVLGEKVGPRRLALMTLIAVGAIIVEMGG; encoded by the coding sequence ATGAGCAGTTGGATTCTTTCCCTCGAAGGCACAGAGGCCGGTCACCACGCAGCCCTTGCATTGGCTTTGGCGGCAGCATTTTTACATGCTTTGTTTGGCGCGCTGCAAAAGGGGCGGCATGATCCGTGGATGTCTCGGGGCGCGATGGATTTTTTCTATTGCATCATTGCGGCGCCGTTTGCGCTTTTCGTGGTGCCATGGCCCGAACCGCATATGTGGATCATTTTTGCGGGCATGTTTGTCATCCACATGGGGTATAAAGTTGCCCAAGGCTACACCTACACCAAAGGCGCTTATACCGTGGTCTATCCGGTGGTGCGCGGCACCGGGCCGTTTTTCGCGGTCATCGGCGCGGGCTTGGTGTTTGGCGAACATTTCACCCTGATCCAATGGTCGGGGGTGATGGTGTTGATCGCCGGTATTTTTGGCCTTGCGGTTTATAACTTGCGCACCATCACTTTGGGCCGTGACACCATGGTCCCCGCCTTGATGTTGGCGGTTTTGACCGGGTCTTTTGTCGCGCTTTACACCACCTATGACGCCTATGGCATCCGCGCCACCGCCGATCCGTTCACCTTTTTGGCGTGGTTCTTTTTTCTTGACGGTCTTGTGATGCCAGTTGTTGCCGCGTTGCGCTATCGTCAGATGGTCGAAAAGCCCGCGCTTGGCCCCTTGGCACTACGTGGGTTTGCCGGCGGCATCGTGGCGTATTTTTCGTTTGGTTGCATCATGTTAGCCACACGATTGGACAATGTCGGCGAAGCTGCCGTGTTGCGTGAAACCTCGACCGTGTTTGCGGCCTTGATTGGATGGATCGTTTTGGGCGAAAAGGTTGGGCCACGCCGTTTGGCGTTGATGACCTTGATTGCAGTCGGTGCGATCATAGTTGAGATGGGTGGATAA
- a CDS encoding GNAT family N-acetyltransferase, with product MLEILHAIGPGNWVSGGDVVERRESMQELFFDHPVCPEETEEDWPDDRQLYAEMVVVEGERLIGTAMLVVDPEREDRPARIWGMGVLPAFRTDFIIQTLEETLIRAAHLDPAYPFIEATDGALVPNPYSEIEGLRERRGPLAA from the coding sequence ATGTTAGAAATTCTGCACGCAATCGGCCCGGGCAACTGGGTTTCGGGCGGTGACGTTGTTGAGCGTCGCGAATCCATGCAGGAGCTGTTTTTCGATCACCCGGTGTGCCCGGAGGAGACCGAAGAGGACTGGCCCGACGACCGTCAACTCTACGCCGAAATGGTGGTGGTTGAGGGCGAGCGTTTGATTGGCACCGCGATGTTGGTGGTCGATCCCGAGCGCGAAGACCGCCCGGCGCGGATTTGGGGCATGGGGGTTTTGCCGGCGTTTCGCACGGATTTCATCATCCAAACCTTAGAAGAAACGCTCATTCGGGCCGCCCATCTTGACCCGGCGTATCCGTTTATCGAGGCGACAGATGGCGCGCTTGTGCCCAATCCCTATTCGGAAATCGAAGGTCTGCGCGAACGTCGCGGCCCGCTTGCCGCCTGA
- the ftsY gene encoding signal recognition particle-docking protein FtsY, which yields MSLFSKLKSRLKKTSSKLDEGLEAIVEDGGVQSSADEAVLADPVVPEVAPIEPPLEQPVPLPETGAPPEPVETPDATPIEIPRAVTPLEIPVETVVNQVPEPTAPATKPGLVGRLLGRKEAQPVLRRTLDDAMLEQLEELLITADMGVETSMRVTAAMAEGRYGKKLSVDEIKRLMASEIARIMEPVAKPMPLYPKAPQVVLVVGVNGSGKTTTIGKLASQFKAAGKTVVIAAGDTFRAAAVEQLQVWGTRAGVPVLTAPEGSDPASLAFDAMTKAEELGADLLMIDTAGRLQNRADLMEELSKIVRVIRKKDATAPHNTLLVLDATTGQNAISQVEIFQKLADVSGLVMTKLDGTARGGVLVSLADKFGLPIHAIGVGEQIDDLAPFDPEDFAKALMGLEV from the coding sequence ATGTCGCTATTCTCGAAACTGAAATCTCGCCTAAAGAAAACTTCGTCGAAACTCGACGAGGGTCTTGAGGCGATTGTCGAAGATGGCGGTGTGCAAAGCAGCGCGGATGAGGCGGTTTTGGCCGATCCGGTGGTGCCCGAGGTCGCGCCGATTGAGCCGCCTTTGGAACAGCCCGTGCCCCTCCCAGAAACAGGTGCGCCGCCTGAGCCGGTTGAGACACCCGACGCGACACCCATTGAGATCCCGCGTGCAGTGACACCGTTGGAAATCCCGGTTGAGACCGTTGTGAACCAGGTGCCCGAACCGACTGCGCCCGCGACAAAGCCGGGCTTGGTTGGACGCCTTTTGGGCCGCAAAGAGGCTCAGCCCGTGCTGCGGCGCACCCTTGATGATGCGATGTTGGAGCAGCTTGAAGAGCTGTTGATCACCGCCGATATGGGCGTCGAAACCTCGATGCGCGTCACCGCCGCGATGGCCGAGGGGCGGTACGGTAAAAAGCTTTCGGTCGATGAAATCAAGCGCCTGATGGCCAGTGAAATTGCACGAATCATGGAGCCTGTGGCCAAGCCGATGCCGCTGTATCCCAAGGCACCGCAGGTGGTTTTGGTGGTGGGCGTCAACGGATCGGGCAAAACCACGACGATCGGCAAATTGGCCAGCCAATTCAAAGCCGCCGGGAAAACCGTTGTGATTGCCGCCGGGGACACGTTCCGCGCCGCAGCCGTCGAACAATTGCAGGTGTGGGGCACGCGCGCCGGCGTGCCGGTTTTGACCGCACCCGAGGGCTCTGACCCCGCCTCATTGGCCTTTGATGCTATGACCAAGGCCGAAGAATTGGGCGCAGATCTGTTGATGATCGACACCGCCGGACGGTTGCAAAACCGCGCCGATTTGATGGAAGAGCTGTCCAAAATCGTCCGGGTGATCCGTAAAAAGGACGCCACCGCACCGCACAACACATTGCTTGTGCTGGACGCGACAACCGGACAAAATGCGATTTCACAGGTTGAGATTTTCCAAAAACTCGCGGATGTCTCCGGCCTTGTGATGACAAAACTCGACGGTACGGCGCGCGGTGGTGTGCTTGTGAGCCTCGCGGATAAGTTCGGCCTGCCGATCCATGCGATTGGGGTGGGCGAACAGATCGACGACCTTGCGCCGTTTGATCCCGAAGATTTTGCCAAGGCCCTGATGGGTCTGGAGGTTTGA